In the Hemitrygon akajei chromosome 7, sHemAka1.3, whole genome shotgun sequence genome, one interval contains:
- the LOC140730010 gene encoding otoraplin-like yields MAQIACRLFPLLLIGLTQVVGADYMDKLAQKKMCADEECSYVISIGQVVDDYNAPDCRFLNLKEGQLLYVYSKLVREGESREFWSGSLSKIYSDNQYEDQMGMVAYFPSTLVTEQYVFRNTTMELPTTAIDFYCD; encoded by the exons ATGGCACAGATTGCCTGCCGTCTATTCCCACTTCTGTTAATCGGATTGACACAAGTCGTAGGAGCAGATTACATGGACAAACTTGCACAGAAGAAGATGTGTGCTGATGAGGAATGTAGTT ATGTTATCTCAATTGGCCAGGTGGTTGACGATTACAATGCACCAGACTGCAGATTTCTGAACCTTAAGGAAGGACAGTTACTATATGTGTACTCCAAACTGGTGCGAGAAGGTGAAAGTAGGGAGTTCTGGTCTGGCAGTTTAAGTAAA ATTTATAGTGATAATCAGTATGAGGATCAAATGGGTATGGTAGCTTATTTTCCCAGCACTTTAGTAACTGAGCAGTACGTATTCCGGAACACAACGATGGAACTTCCCACCACC